Proteins encoded together in one Rhizobium leguminosarum bv. trifolii WSM1325 window:
- a CDS encoding type II secretion system protein E (PFAM: type II secretion system protein E~KEGG: ret:RHE_PE00157 putative type II secretion system protein): MKAVSDDAAEQATFQVLTRALDKLLGPIRFLLDDPSVSEILINGTSDIFVERRGKLERADTRFASREDLESAARSIAQFSGKRLTPEEPSVEARLPDGSRVQMIQPPASRTGLCISIRRFLKEHRSIHDLVTQGSLTDESLTLLQAAVGLQKNVIISGGTGTGKTTMLNALSEAFADHERIIVIEDTSELQIRKEHVVYLEVTKPDRFGRGGASIRDLFRSSLRMRPDRVIVGECRGGEALDMIQAMTSGHSGSLSTVHANTPYDSLHRLETLALMSDIDMPLRPLRAQIASAVDVVVQIARFKRTGRRRVVEISEIKGLNNDGQYIVESIYKLEGDGHSNPDGALLWTGVVPSFAADALEELQGAARPEWVGAASLHTA, from the coding sequence ATGAAGGCCGTATCCGACGACGCTGCCGAACAGGCCACCTTCCAGGTCCTGACCCGGGCGCTGGACAAGCTGCTTGGGCCGATCCGTTTTCTCCTCGATGATCCGAGCGTGTCCGAAATCCTGATCAACGGCACATCCGACATTTTCGTCGAAAGGCGAGGCAAGCTCGAACGCGCCGATACGCGTTTCGCCAGTCGTGAGGATCTGGAATCGGCCGCGCGCAGCATCGCGCAGTTCTCAGGCAAGCGGCTGACGCCGGAGGAACCGAGCGTCGAGGCCCGTCTGCCGGATGGTTCGCGCGTGCAGATGATCCAGCCGCCCGCGTCGCGCACCGGGCTTTGCATCTCCATCCGCCGCTTTCTGAAAGAACATCGCAGCATCCACGATCTCGTCACCCAGGGCAGCCTGACCGACGAGTCGCTGACGCTGCTGCAGGCCGCCGTTGGGCTGCAAAAGAACGTCATCATCTCCGGCGGCACCGGCACCGGCAAGACGACGATGCTGAACGCGCTGTCGGAAGCCTTTGCCGACCACGAGCGCATCATCGTCATTGAAGACACGTCCGAACTGCAGATCCGTAAGGAACACGTGGTCTATCTCGAAGTGACGAAGCCCGATCGGTTCGGCCGCGGCGGCGCCAGCATCCGCGACCTGTTCCGCTCGTCGCTGCGCATGCGGCCCGACCGGGTCATCGTCGGCGAGTGCCGCGGCGGCGAGGCGCTCGATATGATCCAGGCAATGACATCAGGTCACAGCGGCAGCCTTTCGACGGTGCATGCGAATACGCCCTATGACTCCCTGCACCGGCTGGAAACGCTGGCGCTGATGTCTGATATCGACATGCCGCTTCGGCCGCTGCGCGCCCAGATCGCCTCGGCGGTCGACGTCGTCGTGCAGATCGCCCGCTTCAAGCGCACAGGAAGGCGCCGGGTGGTCGAGATTTCCGAGATCAAGGGCCTGAACAATGACGGCCAGTATATCGTCGAAAGCATCTACAAGCTCGAGGGCGACGGCCATTCCAATCCCGACGGCGCACTGCTGTGGACCGGTGTAGTACCGAGCTTTGCCGCCGATGCGCTGGAGGAGCTGCAAGGCGCGGCGCGCCCCGAATGGGTCGGCGCCGCCTCGCTGCATACAGCTTGA
- a CDS encoding Sarcosine oxidase gamma subunit (PFAM: Sarcosine oxidase gamma subunit~KEGG: ret:RHE_PE00427 sarcosine oxidase gamma subunit protein), whose product MRDLPQHKPVLAGAAYKGISGAGVRLEALPEGHLLHVLGAIEPTALAAELVKAGFAKSSIRKAGFRQWFVAGHEPLVPASLHALAAALAGKAFVMDQSHGRVRIGVSGRSSRALLSRGAAVDLDPSVFPEGHSAMTMVGHLSVQIVRTGDDSFELTVLRGFAESLWDDLVHMAASAEKDDV is encoded by the coding sequence ATGCGTGATCTTCCGCAACACAAGCCGGTTCTGGCCGGGGCAGCATATAAAGGCATCTCAGGGGCGGGCGTCCGGCTGGAAGCCTTGCCGGAGGGCCATCTCCTGCATGTGCTCGGCGCAATCGAGCCCACCGCGCTCGCCGCAGAATTGGTGAAAGCAGGCTTTGCGAAAAGTTCGATCCGTAAGGCAGGCTTCCGGCAATGGTTCGTCGCCGGCCACGAGCCGCTCGTGCCCGCCAGCCTCCATGCTCTCGCGGCAGCACTTGCGGGAAAGGCTTTCGTCATGGACCAGAGCCACGGGCGCGTGCGTATCGGCGTTTCCGGCCGTTCTTCGCGCGCACTTCTCTCAAGGGGGGCCGCCGTCGATCTCGATCCTTCCGTCTTTCCGGAAGGCCATTCGGCCATGACGATGGTCGGTCATCTCTCCGTGCAGATCGTCCGCACCGGCGATGACAGCTTCGAACTCACGGTCCTGCGCGGTTTTGCCGAAAGCCTCTGGGACGATCTCGTGCATATGGCGGCGAGCGCTGAAAAGGACGACGTCTGA